The genomic interval GTTATTATCTGCTTCCGCAGATGACCAGGGAACAAAAGAGTCTTGCTATTACAGGACCAGTAGCGGTAGGCGGAGCAAAGATTGCACCCAGGCTGATGCAGCAATTACTCGATGATCTAGGAGACAATGCGGATCAGTTGCCTATTATGCAACATGCACTTATGCGAACCTGGAGCTACTGGGCTACTGTGCATCGGGATAATGAACCCATTGATGTGCAGCATTATGAAGCCATTGGCCGGATGGAAGGAGCACTTTCCCAGCATGCTGATGAAGCCTACAGTGAGTTAAACGACAAGCAAAAAAGGCTATGTGAAACCCTGTTTAAATCATTAACCGACAAAGGTGGGGATGTTAATGGTATCCGAAGACCTACCCGGCTTGCTGAAATAGCCTCTATAGCCGATGCTAGCGAAGAAGACGTTATTAAAATAATTGATAAGTTTAGAGAACCTGGCCGGGCATTATTAACTCCGCATGCCGGAGTTGTTCTTCACAGCGATTCCATTATAGATATTTCGCACGAAAGTTTAATGCGTATCTGGCTGCGGCTGAAAAAGTGGGTGGAAGAGGAAGCGGAAGGAATACGGATGTACTTACGGCTAGCAGAAGCTTCGGCAAAATACCAGGTAGGGCAGGCAGGTTTATGGCGGCCACCAGATTTACAGCTGGCACTTAACTGGCAACTCAAGCAAAAACCCACACTACAATGGGCACAACGTTATGATCCTGCTTTTGAACGGGTAATGGCTTTTCTGGAATTCAGTAAGAAAAGTTACGAAACCGAACAACGCAGCAAAGAGATTCTTCAAAAGAAGGCGTTACGGAGAGCCCGGGCGGTAGCATTGATTTTGGGCCTTTTTGCCATTATTTCGGTTGGCTTTTTGATTTTTGCTATTACCCAGCAGATCAGAGCAAAAGAGCAGGCAGAGATAGCCAGAAAAAACGAACAGAAAGCAAAAGTTCAAACACGTCTGGCCTTGATTAGTGAAAGAAATGCCAAAAACCAGCGAATCTTTGCTGAGCAGCAACGGGCCAAAGCCAAGGAACAGGAACAACTTGCCCGTGAAAGTGAGCAGATTGCCCAGCAAGAAAGATTGAAAGCGGAGTTGAGCGAGCAGGAAGCCTTGAAGCAGCAAAAAATTGCCCAGGAAGAACGGGTGAGAGCAGAAGATAACGAACGGGTAGCCAAAGAGCAAACAAGCATTGCCATCAAGGAAAAAAATAATGCTTATCAATCGCGCCTGCTCTCTATTGCGCAGGCGATGGCCGTAAAATCATTGCAGGTTATAGATATGGATCTAAAACTACTTACTTCCGGCCAGGCATATGCGTTTAATGCCCAGTATGGAGGCAAGGAGGATGATCCTTATATTTATGAAGGGTTATATTATGCAGTAAAGAAATCGAAGGATGAATCTTTTAACAATCTGAAAGGACATTCTGATAACGTTCGAAGCCTGATTTCTGCCAATACCGGCAATTATGTGTACTCTGCCGGAAGCGATGGCAAAATACTCCGCTGGGATATAGAAAATCCTGAAAAAACATATACTTCTTTAGATCAGGAAAAGAATTCTATTGTACGTACCCTGGCTTTGAGCCGTGATAATAAATGGCTGGCTGGCGGAGGTGAGTTTTCATTTATCAAAATATATAATTTAAGCAGGCTCGATAATCCTCCACAGAAAATAAAGATACCTTCCCGGCTGATTTGGTTTTTATCCTATACCCAGGCTGATCAGGGGCTTGTTTTCTCAGATTCTTCCTCAGTATATCATTATGATTTTAAAGCATTTAATCAACTGTATAGAGCAACTTCCAAAATTAATACCATAGCCGTAAGCCCAGTACATAACACTGTTGCCTTAGGCAACCAGGCAGGCCAGGTTATTATGCTGAATCTGGATAAAAATGGGGCAGAGTCTATGCTGTTTCAAAACAAAGAACCTATTACAGCTATTTCTTTCAGCCAGGATGGGCAATTACTGGCAGTAGGAGATACCAAGGGTATAGTAAAAGTATGGGATGTAAAAAAGCAGGAACTGATAAGCACTTTAGTAGGCCATTCTGCCCGAATCAACAATGTGAGTTTCAGCTGGGATGATAAAAAATTAGCGACTGGCAGCTGGGACAAAACAGTTCGCCTATGGAATACAAGTAAATGGGCAAATCTGCCTATTGTACTGAAAGATCATCCGGATTGGGTGTGGTCAGTAGCCTTCTCTGCCGACAATGATAAATTGCTGGCTGGCTGCCGTGATAGTTTTGTGCGCATCTGGCCGACCAACGCTAAAACTCTGGCGGATATGATTTGCGGCAAAACCAAACGGAATATGAGTAAGAAAGAATGGGAGCAGTTTGTAGCGGAAGTTACAGACGTCCCTTACGAGAAAACATGCCCAGTTTTACCTGCTGGCGAGGGAATTATAAATCAATAACTAAGTATTCAAAACATGTATAGGATAGGTAAAACTTTACTGACCGGATTATTCTTGCTGCTATCATCCATAGTAATGGCACAAAATACATGTAGCCAGACATTGATTAAGGCACAGATTGCGTACTATGAAGGCCGTGCCGACGAGGTGCCTTCTATTTTAGCAGATTGTTTAAAGGAAGGGTTTACCGACGAGGAAAAATCACAGGCCTACCGCCTGCTGACGCTTACGCATTTGTACCTGAATGAATCGCAGAATGCTGAAAATACCATGCTCTCCTTTCTGCGGCTAAATCATTATTATAAAATAAATGAAGCAGTAGATCCTACTGAATTCATTAACCTCTATAATCAATTTCGTACCAGGCCATTTTATTTAATTTCGCCCAAAATAGGCACCAATGTATCGTTTATTCAAGTGCTGAAAAATTTTAGTCCGGATAATACCAAAGAAGTTAATTATAGTTATCACACAGTACTGGGTTACCGGGTAGGCGCTGCTGTTGGTTTTCCCATTCATTCAAAAATTACCATAAATACTGAGATATACTTATCAGGTAAGAATTACGCCTATAAAAACAATTTGTTTGGGTACGAAGCCCTTAGTTTTAATGAAAAACAAACCCATATCGAATTGCCAGTGCTTGCTTCTTATTCACCGAAAAATGATAAATGGCTCCGTCCTTTTGTACAAGGAGGATTTTCTGCAGATGTTTTGCTCAATGCAATGGCGAATGTGAGCAGAATAGACCAGACGAATGATATAGAATTGAAAAAGCAGGTAACTGGCCCAAGCATCAACTTAAATACACAGCGAAGAAGATTGAACTACAATGCAATTCTAGGAGGGGGAGTAACCTATACCAGAGGTAAAAATATAATGATTGTAGA from Rhodocytophaga rosea carries:
- a CDS encoding nSTAND1 domain-containing NTPase codes for the protein MDRNIQDIIDNRTQTGKEIINPFPGLRPFSIHESHLFFGREGQSEEVLLKLARNRFVSIIGPSGSGKSSFIYCGIIPILYGGFIESSGNGWKVISTRPGKSPVDNLAEALATEELSYQQASEEDKFVKKTLIATLLRTHSQGLVEAISQHESADKNFLLIVDQFEELFRFKKGEDGKDAENEAVAYIELLIEAIQNKNLPIYVVITMRSDFIGECAYFPNLTEKINESYYLLPQMTREQKSLAITGPVAVGGAKIAPRLMQQLLDDLGDNADQLPIMQHALMRTWSYWATVHRDNEPIDVQHYEAIGRMEGALSQHADEAYSELNDKQKRLCETLFKSLTDKGGDVNGIRRPTRLAEIASIADASEEDVIKIIDKFREPGRALLTPHAGVVLHSDSIIDISHESLMRIWLRLKKWVEEEAEGIRMYLRLAEASAKYQVGQAGLWRPPDLQLALNWQLKQKPTLQWAQRYDPAFERVMAFLEFSKKSYETEQRSKEILQKKALRRARAVALILGLFAIISVGFLIFAITQQIRAKEQAEIARKNEQKAKVQTRLALISERNAKNQRIFAEQQRAKAKEQEQLARESEQIAQQERLKAELSEQEALKQQKIAQEERVRAEDNERVAKEQTSIAIKEKNNAYQSRLLSIAQAMAVKSLQVIDMDLKLLTSGQAYAFNAQYGGKEDDPYIYEGLYYAVKKSKDESFNNLKGHSDNVRSLISANTGNYVYSAGSDGKILRWDIENPEKTYTSLDQEKNSIVRTLALSRDNKWLAGGGEFSFIKIYNLSRLDNPPQKIKIPSRLIWFLSYTQADQGLVFSDSSSVYHYDFKAFNQLYRATSKINTIAVSPVHNTVALGNQAGQVIMLNLDKNGAESMLFQNKEPITAISFSQDGQLLAVGDTKGIVKVWDVKKQELISTLVGHSARINNVSFSWDDKKLATGSWDKTVRLWNTSKWANLPIVLKDHPDWVWSVAFSADNDKLLAGCRDSFVRIWPTNAKTLADMICGKTKRNMSKKEWEQFVAEVTDVPYEKTCPVLPAGEGIINQ
- a CDS encoding porin family protein; translation: MYRIGKTLLTGLFLLLSSIVMAQNTCSQTLIKAQIAYYEGRADEVPSILADCLKEGFTDEEKSQAYRLLTLTHLYLNESQNAENTMLSFLRLNHYYKINEAVDPTEFINLYNQFRTRPFYLISPKIGTNVSFIQVLKNFSPDNTKEVNYSYHTVLGYRVGAAVGFPIHSKITINTEIYLSGKNYAYKNNLFGYEALSFNEKQTHIELPVLASYSPKNDKWLRPFVQGGFSADVLLNAMANVSRIDQTNDIELKKQVTGPSINLNTQRRRLNYNAILGGGVTYTRGKNIMIVDVRYSFGLLNAVKPKNRYTNTELVYKYGYMDNDIRLNAFSVSVGYVIPVFRPKKNVKQKLEVNTTVAQPAN